A single window of Ovis aries strain OAR_USU_Benz2616 breed Rambouillet chromosome 24, ARS-UI_Ramb_v3.0, whole genome shotgun sequence DNA harbors:
- the LOC132658612 gene encoding transport and Golgi organization protein 1 homolog, whose product MITASLGISAFVIFFWRTVLAVKPPVYQVNLEQISEKINHFVKENRQLAENIASMEQKINDSKKRLQETRRQNKMCSHEALKFKDNIKTIERVNEFLNDLLQSSRARLQSVRGQNVKTLNLVRIWMLISSQLDF is encoded by the exons ATGATTACTGCCTCCTTGGGAATTTCTgcatttgtcattttcttctggAGGACTGTCCTTGCT GTCAAGCCCCCAGTATATCAAG TTAACTTGGAGCAAATATCAGAGAAAATCAATCATTTTGTGAAGGAAAACAGACAACTTGCAGAAAATATAGCCAGTATGGAACAGAAG ATCAATGACTCAAAGAAACGTCTTCAAGAAACTAGGAGACAAAATAAGATGTGTTCTCATGAAGCACTAAAATTTAAG GATAACATCAAAACAATTGAGAGGGTTAATGAATTTCTGAATGACCTCCTTCAAAGTTCTCGTGCTAGGTTGCAATCTGTGAGGGGTCAGAATGTCAAGACACTGAACTTGGTAAGAATTTGGATGCTAATTTCATCACAGTTAGACTTTTGA